A single Cannabis sativa cultivar Pink pepper isolate KNU-18-1 chromosome 7, ASM2916894v1, whole genome shotgun sequence DNA region contains:
- the LOC115698235 gene encoding ribulose bisphosphate carboxylase/oxygenase activase 2, chloroplastic: MAAVSTLGGAVNKATLNLNGSVSAFWGNNLKKIQRCKIRQEKVSVGNLKVAAEYDEEKQTSKDKWGGLAYDTSDDQQDITRGKGMVDSLFQAPIGSGTHDAVMSSYDYISAGLRQYNMDNNMDGFYIAPAFMDKLVVHITKNFLNLPNIKTPLILGIWGGKGQGKTFQCELVFAKMGINPIMMSAGELESGNAGEPAKLVRQRYREAADIIKKGKMCCLFINDLDAGAGRLGGTTQYTVNNQMVNATLMNIADNPTNVQLPGMYNKQENPRVPVIVTGNDFSTLYAPLIRDGRMEKFYWAPTREDRIGVCTGIFRTDKIPREDIVKLVDKFPGQSIDFFGALRARVYDDEVRKWISGIGVENIGKRLVNSKEGPPTFEQPNMTLEKLLEYGNMLVEEQENVKRVQLSDKYLKEAALGDANDDSIKSGNFYGKAAQQIHIPIKEGCTDPSAANFDPTARSDDGSCLYQF; encoded by the exons ATGGCTGCTGTCTCAACCCTTGGAGGAGCTGTGAACAAAGCAACG TTAAACTTAAACGGCAGCGTTTCGGCATTTTGGGGCAATAACTTGAAGAAGATACAGAGGTGTAAGATAAGGCAAGAGAAAGTTTCAGTGGGGAATTTGAAGGTAGCGGCGGAATATGATGAGGAGAAGCAAACCTCGAAGGACAAATGGGGTGGATTGGCCTATGATACGTCAGATGATCAACAAGACATCACCAGAGGAAAGGGTATGGTGGACTCTCTCTTCCAAGCTCCAATTGGTTCTGGGACTCATGATGCTGTCATGAGCTCCTATGACTATATCAGTGCTGGTCTTCGTCA GTATAATATGGACAATAATATGGATGGCTTCTACATTGCTCCAGCTTTCATGGACAAACTTGTTGTTCACATCACTAAGAACTTCTTGAACTTGCCTAACATTAAG ACTCCTTTGATTTTGGGTATTTGGGGAGGCAAAGGTCAGGGAAAAACATTCCAATGTGAACTTGTCTTTGCAAAAATGGGAATCAA TCCAATCATGATGAGTGCTGGTGAATTGGAAAGTGGAAATGCCGGTGAGCCTGCAAAGTTGGTAAGGCAGAGGTACCGTGAGGCGGCGGACATAATCAAGAAAGGGAAAATGTGTTGTCTGTTCATTAACGATCTTGATGCAGGAGCTGGTAGGCTTGGGGGAACCACACAGTACACAGTTAACAACCAAATGGTCAATGCTACACTCATGAACATTGCTGATAACCCCACCAATGTCCAACTCCCTGGAATGTACAACAAGCAGGAGAATCCTCGTGTCCCAGTCATTGTCACGGGAAACGATTTCTCCACTCTCTATGCTCCTCTCATTCGCGATGGTCGAATGGAGAAGTTCTACTGGGCACCTACTCGAGAAGACAGGATCGGTGTTTGTACTGGTATCTTCAGAACTGATAAGATCCCTAGGGAGGACATTGTCAAGCTTGTTGACAAATTCCCAGGACAGTCCATTG ACTTCTTTGGTGCACTGAGAGCCAGAGTTTATGATGATGAAGTGAGGAAATGGATCTCTGGCATTGGAGTGGAGAACATTGGAAAGAGACTTGTGAACTCGAAAGAAGGACCACCAACATTTGAGCAGCCAAATATGACTCTTGAGAAGCTTCTTGAGTATGGAAACATGCTTGTTGAAGAGCAAGAAAATGTGAAGAGAGTTCAGTTGTCAGACAAGTACTTGAAAGAGGCAGCTCTTGGAGATGCAAATGATGACTCCATCAAGTCCGGAAACTTCTATG GGAAAGCTGCTCAACAGATTCACATTCCTATCAAAGAAGGCTGCACTGATCCATCAGCTGCTAACTTTGATCCCACAGCAAGGAGTGACGATGGTAGCTGTTTGTATCAATTTTAA